In a genomic window of Thalassophryne amazonica chromosome 12, fThaAma1.1, whole genome shotgun sequence:
- the LOC117521186 gene encoding sodium- and chloride-dependent betaine transporter-like — protein MEPPVNQERMVIEDDTSQNHPAPKLKERGQWATKSEYFFSVVGEIVGVGNVWRFPYLCFKNGGGAFLVPYVLFLFACGIPMFFLELSLGQLTSQGGVRSWRKICPLMEGIGYGTQMIGLYKVIYYIVILAWAFLYLISSFSAELPWAHCNNTWNTGKCAVDHCPVPSLILTLDEVRDGRVISVFDDDDSVVHVGYTVVGV, from the exons ATGGAGCCTCCAGTTAATCAAGAGAGGATGGTCATCGAAGATGACACAAGTCAGAATCATCCAGCACCAAAGCTAAAGGAGAGAGGACAGTGGGCCACCAAAAGCGAATATTTTTTTTCAGTAGTTGGAGAAATTGTAGGTGTTGGCAATGTTTGGCGGTTTCCCTACCTGTGCTTCAAAAATGGAGGAG GTGCTttcttggttccatatgttttgttccTGTTTGCGTGTGGAATCCCGATGTTCTTTCTGGAATTGTCTCTGGGACAGTTAACTAGTCAAGGTGGAGTCAGAAGCTGGAGGAAAATATGTCCTCTAATGGAAG GTATAGGCTATGGTACTCAAATGATTGGGCTATACAAAGTAATTTATTACATCGTCATCCTGGCCTGGGCTTTTCTTTACCTCATATCTTCCTTCAGTGCTGAACTCCCCTGGGCTCACTGCAACAACACCTGGAACACAG GCAAGTGTGCCGTTGACCACTGCCCTGTACCCAGTCTCATCCTCACCCTTGACGAAGTACGGGATGGTCGTGTTATCAGCGTATTTGATGATGATGACTCTGTTGTCCATGTTGGATACACAGTCGTGGGTGTATAG